The DNA segment TCGAGTTCGTGATCTAACGGAAGAAGAGCTTGGTAAAATCCGTGAAGCATTAGAAGCTCATCAGGTTGAAGGGGATCTTCGTCGTGAAGTTTCACTAAACATTAAACGTTTAATTGAAATTGGTTCATATCGAGGCATTCGCCACCGTCGTAGTTTGCCAGTACGTGGGCAAAACTCTAAAAATAACGCTCGTACACGCAAAGGTCCACGTCGGACTGTAGCGAACAAGAAGAAATAAGTAAAGGAGGTCGAGGATAACTATGGCTAAGAAAACGAATACTCGTCCAAAGCGCCGGCAGAAGAAAAATATTGAATCTGGTGTGGCTCATATCCGCTCTACATTCAATAACACAATTGTGACTATCACAGATACACAAGGTAACGCGATTTCATGGGCTAGTTCAGGAGCTCTTGGATTCAAGGGATCTCGTAAATCTACTCCATTCGCTGCTCAAATGGCTGCAGAAGCTGCTGCTAAAACGGCAATGGAACACGGAATGAAAACAATTGAAGTTTCTGTTAAAGGTCCTGGAGCTGGACGTGAAGCAGCAATTCGTTCTTTACAGGCAATTGGACTTGAAGTTAACATGATTAAAGATGTTACTCCAG comes from the Alkalihalobacillus sp. FSL W8-0930 genome and includes:
- the rpsK gene encoding 30S ribosomal protein S11, whose protein sequence is MAKKTNTRPKRRQKKNIESGVAHIRSTFNNTIVTITDTQGNAISWASSGALGFKGSRKSTPFAAQMAAEAAAKTAMEHGMKTIEVSVKGPGAGREAAIRSLQAIGLEVNMIKDVTPVPHNGCRPPKRRRV
- the rpsM gene encoding 30S ribosomal protein S13, with translation MARVAGIDIPRDKRVVISLTYVFGIGKAKASQVLAQAGVSENTRVRDLTEEELGKIREALEAHQVEGDLRREVSLNIKRLIEIGSYRGIRHRRSLPVRGQNSKNNARTRKGPRRTVANKKK